One Triticum dicoccoides isolate Atlit2015 ecotype Zavitan chromosome 5B, WEW_v2.0, whole genome shotgun sequence genomic window carries:
- the LOC119310195 gene encoding uncharacterized protein LOC119310195, translated as MAYNSCRSLVYACLVLATPMCAFIHDVSPGLASLVWRFINFVFAHLYMPDAGNTDACLSRHGGGGVVGASAVVSCECCGLGEECTGEYIVRVRAYFGGRWLCGLCSESVKYEAGRSKRAAAMGVEEAVRAHMAFCRMLRRGGPAERVAEGMCQMLRRRTACGKCQVAMPSSSSRTTPAPVAPLSIGF; from the exons ATGGCGTACAACTCGTGCAGGTCCCTTGTCTACGCATGCCTGGTGCTAGCAACACCAATGTGTGCGTTCATCCACGACGTGtcaccgggcctggcaagcctggtgtggCGCTTCATCAACTTCGTCTTCGCCCATCTATACATGCCcgatgctggcaacaccgacgcgtgccttt CTAGACATGGAGGCGGTGGAGTTGTCGGCGCCTCGGCGGTGGTGAGCTGCGAGTGCTGCGGCCTGGGGGAGGAGTGCACCGGCGAGTACATAGTCCGCGTGAGGGCCTACTTCGGGGGCCGGTGGCTGTGCGGGCTGTGCTCCGAGTCCGTCAAGTACGAGGCCGGCCGCAGCAAGCGCGCGGCGGCGATGGGCGTGGAGGAGGCCGTGCGGGCGCACATGGCCTTCTGCCGCATGCTCAGGCGCGGCGGACCCGCGGAGCGCGTCGCCGAGGGCATGTGCCAGATGCTTAGGCGGCGCACCGCGTGCGGAAAGTGCCAGGTGGCCATGCCATCGTCCTCATCGCGGACGACGCCGGCGCCGGTGGCGCCGCTGTCGATCGGTTTCTGA